TCCATCCCTCACCTGGGACAGATGGCTGCCTCTAGCCAGAGGGTCTTGAAGCAGAACCCAACCAGAGCCAGGTCCTTCTGGCAGGCCTAGACTGGGAAGGGGTCAAGGACAAAGAGCAGCAAGGGACTGGAGTGGGTGATGGGTGTACGTTGGGGATAGTGGTGAGGCCACTGCTTTCATGCGTGGCCCAAATGAGAGACACACCAGGCAAACAAGCTTCCAACAAAAGCATCTATTTCACTTGAATCAGAAGTCCACTCTTCAGCCTGGGAGTCAGGAGCGAGGGGTTAGGGGTGGGGAGACCACACATTCTGCTCCTCAGGGGGTCTGAGGTGCCCCCCCACCCACCTGCTCTGTTTGGAGGCTCAGTCAGTGACCTGTTCGGGTCTGTAAGGAAATACAGACTCTGCACTTTGCACCACAACCCTCACCATTCCTACCCACCAGCATCAGAGCCAGCCAGGATGTATTTACATACATCCTCAGACACTCTCCCCATCAtatttccctcctttctcccttcttttctttccccagcAGAGACTGTCATAGCATCTGGGGGTACACAAGAGCTCCTCTCTATGGACGAGCTGGAGTAATGGCCAGGAAGTGACCAGAAGTGAGTGTTGACAGGAACCAAGGCCCAAAATGAAGTGGCATAGTCTTCCAGCACCATGGCATCAGGCTTGCAGATAATAATCACCCACACAAAGAGCCTgtctcccttccccactcccaccagCCTTGAATGCAGCAACTCATGAGGATTCCCAAATGAGCACGGGAAGCGGGGTTTGCAAAGCCTGGAGAGTGTAATGCATCTGGATGGGGCACCACAGGAGGCTGCATATGCCAGGGACCCAGGCCTTGTCTGAAGGGCCCTCCACCCTCTGCCTAACAGGCCACTGTcaaggactgagcctggcaagggGCTCAGGTCTTGGGCTCCCCAGGTGGAGAACCGGAGTATAGGCCTGGGCAAGTAGGCTCTCAGGACTCCCCCAGATGGCCTTGGCCCTGTTCATGGAGGCTATAGCTGATGTCTTCCCATAGGTCGTCAAGGCGGGCCTGAAGTTCACTCAGAGCCTTGCCGCTGTCTGCTTGGTGGAACTTCGGGACAAAGGCACTGGGGCCCGGCGGGGGCGGTGCCAGCTGCTGCTGAATCTCCTGTGTCTCCTTGTCGATGGCGCTGGTGAAAGCGGCGATCTGCAGAAAGGTGTTGTGACGGAAAGTCTGGAGCCTCTGGCGCACCTCCTCGGAGAGCGTCTGGGGATCCGGCCCGGCCCCCTCCTCGGCCCGGTCGGCCTCAGTGCGGACAAAGGCGCTGAGCTCGTCGCGCAGCTGGTCCAGATTTTGCTGGATACGCGTGTGGAGGGCCTTAGCCTTGAGCGTGAGCTTGCGCGAGAGGATCTGCACGCAGCGGCTGAGGCGCGAGGGGCTGGCCGTGGTGTGGGGAGCTACTCTGCGGTGCAGCTCCTGCACGTGGTGCCCGATGCCGGTCACCAGGCGCTCGGCGTAAGGGTGGAAGAGCGCCTTGACGCGGCCGGTGTGGTGCGCCACCCGGCTCTGCAGTTCCTGCAGCAGGCCCCGCGCCTCGTTCACGCCCCCCAGCACCTGGGCCTTGGTGTCCTCCCCGACCACGCGCAACTGCTGCTGCAGCTCCTGTACGCGCAGGGCCACCTGCTCCATCAGCTCCTCTGTGTAGGGTTTCAGCTGTTGCCGCAAGCCCTCCAGGTTCCAGCCAATGCGCTCGTGCACCTCTGCCACATATGGATCCAGACGCGCCCTCACCTCCTCCAACTCCTCCTGCAGCTGCTTCCACAGCTCCACCGGGTCCTTTGGGAACTGCGGAGGCTCCCTCCCCTGTCCACTCAGAGGACTCAgcttttccaggaatttgtccatattGCTGAAGTCTTGCTCAAGGCTGCCTTTCAGGCTCCTGGGGGAGGGGACAGACATCCGGGCCGTCAGACTGCTAGCCTCCATGACCGTCATCAGCTCCTTTGCCCCAGAAACAGCGCCCACTGAGCCTCTGGGAGAACAAGGACGTAGGGCAACGGCCCCAGAGCCAGGAGCTCTAAGTCCCCACTCTGGGCCAACTGCACAACCTCACTAACCAAGCACAATCATGTCGCACACGCAAATCTTGACCTACAATACTGTCCAAGGAAGCACAGACGCCCCTCCACTCACACAATGCCTTCATTCTGGGGGccgcggggggggggggtcctctcTGCGGATCCCGGGTACCGCCCCTCAGTGGGCAATGGGAGGCAGGCATATAGAGTTCGAAGCGGGAGGGGGGCGGGGCGGGCTGAGGGCAGAGGGCGCTGAAGAGCTCCGGCCTGCCAGGATATGAGGGCAGAGCCTGAAGGGCTCGGTTCCTAGTCCCAGTGAGGACCACCAGGGTTGAGGAATCAGAGGCAGAGCAACATCCCCGGGCCCAGCCGTTTCCTCTCTTCACCCGCACCCTTGCCCTGGTCACTCACGCGGGTTCCCGCGCCAGCTTCTGTTGCTGGATCCCCTCCA
This genomic stretch from Choloepus didactylus isolate mChoDid1 chromosome 6, mChoDid1.pri, whole genome shotgun sequence harbors:
- the APOA5 gene encoding apolipoprotein A-V, which produces MMASSAAWLTWVLALLSVFSMAQAQKSFWDYFSQSSSDKGRVEGIQQQKLAREPASLKGSLEQDFSNMDKFLEKLSPLSGQGREPPQFPKDPVELWKQLQEELEEVRARLDPYVAEVHERIGWNLEGLRQQLKPYTEELMEQVALRVQELQQQLRVVGEDTKAQVLGGVNEARGLLQELQSRVAHHTGRVKALFHPYAERLVTGIGHHVQELHRRVAPHTTASPSRLSRCVQILSRKLTLKAKALHTRIQQNLDQLRDELSAFVRTEADRAEEGAGPDPQTLSEEVRQRLQTFRHNTFLQIAAFTSAIDKETQEIQQQLAPPPPGPSAFVPKFHQADSGKALSELQARLDDLWEDISYSLHEQGQGHLGES